The genomic region AGACGTCGTCCACCGTGGCGGAGTTCGGCAGGTTGATCGTCTTCGAGATCGAGTTCGCGACCTTCTTGCCGCCGTCGAACGCGCGCTGCACCGTGGCCTGCATGCGGACGTGGTCGGCGGGCGTGATGTCGTGGGCGCAGATCAGCACGCGGCGCACGGCCTCGGGGATGAAGTCGAGGCCCTGCACCGAGCCGTGGTTGTCCTGCACGGCCTTCACGACCGCGTCCCAGTCCCACTGGCCGTCCTTGGCGTAGCCCCGCGGCGGCTGGTGCGCCTCGAGGAGCTCCCTGAACAGCGGGTGGATCAGGGCGTGGTAGCTGGCACCGATCTTCCTGTAGATGAACGGCGCGAACACCGGCTCCACGCCCGACGACACGCCCATGAGCATGCTGGTCGTGCCCGTAGGGGCGACGGTGAGGATCGCGACGTTGCGCCTGGGCTGCGGGAGGTCCGCCTGTCCGACGAGCGGGAACGCGCCCCGCTCCTCGGCCAGCCTCTCCGAGGCCTCGGTCGCGGCGTCGCGCAGCGCCGAGATGATCGTCTCGACGGCGGACCTGCCCTCGTCGGTGTTGTACGGGTAGCCCATCTTGATGAGCGCGTCGGCGAGGCCCATGACGCCCAGTCCCAGGCGCCTGAGCTTCATGCTCATCTCGCGGTTGTCGGGCAGCGCGAAGCGGTTCACGTCGAGGACGTCGTCGAGGAAGCGCACGCAGGTGGCGACGTCGCGGCGGAAGGCCTCCATGTCGAAGCCCTCGAGCCCGACCCCGCTGCGCACGACGTAGGCGGCCAGGTTCACCGCTCCGAGGTCGCACGGTTCGCCGGGGTACAACGGGATCTCGCCGCAAGGATTGGTGCTCTTGATGTCACCAAGCGCAGTGCGCATAGCGTTGTGCTCGTTGATGCGGTCGATGTAGATGAGGCCAGGCTCGCCCGTCGCCCAGGCGTGCTGGGCGATCTCCCACAGCACCCCGCCGCGGCTCTGCGACTCGCGGCGCATGAAGTCGTCGGTGACGAGCACGGAGATGTTGAAGGTCGAGATGTCGCCCTCGTCCCGCTCGCGCTCGAGGTCCTTGGCCGTGATGAAGTCGTGCACGTCGGGGTGGGTGATCGAGATCGTCGCCATGCCCGCGCCGCGCCGCGTGTTGTGCGTGACGAAGCCGCCGGCGAGGTAGGTCTTGTTCTCGTCCACCGACAGGTCGAGGGTCAGCGACCTGCCGGCCTCCTCGACGCCGACCACGCGCACGTAGTGCTCGTCGTAGCCGAGCTCCGGCAGGACGTCCTGCAGCTGCGGGCTCGCACTCTGCCTCTCGTAGCCGGTGGCGGTCGGGTGCCTCTCGTCGCGGGCGTAGCGCAGCAGGGACTTCCGGGTGGCCGCGTACGGGGAGGGGCGACCCTCGGCCCCGGCCGGCATCGCGTCGAGGACCGTGCTCATCAGCGCGGCGGCGTGCGGGAACACCCAGGACTGCTCAGGCGCCTCGTCGGGGACGTGCTCCTTGGCCGCCTCGAGCCGGGAGCCCGCCAGGAAGCCGACGCGCTCGCAGTAGCGCTCCAGCCCCTTGTGGCTGACGACGCGCACGTGGTGGCTCGCGTGTGTGGAGTACCTGTCGGGGCGCGCGCCCACCGTCCTGGTCCTGGTGGGGATGCCGAGGCCCGCGAGCAGGGTCGCGACGTCGTCCGCCAGGCGGGCCGACGCGGTGCTGAGGACCGGCATGCCGTGCGCCAGGCTGCCGTCCGCCTCGAAGAGGCCGCGGAGGAACGCCCCCACGACGGGCCGCGGGGACATCCTCACGGCCTTGGGCACGGCGAGCTCCTTCGCCTTCCCCTTGGCGAGGCCGTTGGCCTTCAGCCAGGCGACGAGCTGCGCCGACTTCGTGACGTAGACGAGGCTGGCGTCGCCCTCCTTCTGCTCGGTCGCGACGCCGAGCCCGAAGAGCTCGGCGAAGAGCCGGGGCGCGACCTCGATCATCGGCGAGCCGTGCGCGACGGCGAGCCCGACACGTCCGGAGCTGACGTAGCCGTCGCCCCAGAGGAAGCCGAGGAAGAAGGCCAGGCGCTCGTCCAAGACCTCGGGCATCCTGATCGGCTTGGCGTTGTGGTGGGGCGCGTCCACGGGCCTGAGCACGACGGGCGCGCCCGTGTGCTGGTCGAGCACCTGGATGACGAAGTCGCCCTTCTGGAGGTGCTGGAACTCGACCCACTCGCGGGAGGCGTCGCGCCGCAGGACCTTCACCTTGTGGTTCGGGGTGCCCCGCAAGGTCTGTCCGTTCTCCAGCGTGACCCTCAGCGTCCGGGCGACGCCGTTGTTGAAACCCCGCGGGCTCGCCTTCCAACCCTGGTCGGTCGCGACCTGCAGGTGGTGGTCCTGCCAGCCGAGCTGCTGGGCGTCGACGATCTCCTCGAGCCTCAGCGTCCCCTTGCTGGTGTGGACGAGCGTCTCGGGGTG from Trueperaceae bacterium harbors:
- a CDS encoding LAGLIDADG family homing endonuclease → MRPARFGDHAVKVARRQYFQPGDETVYDMFERVARWVARPEPEERRDDVAAEFYRLMAEQRFCPGGRVLAGAATEHGNVLNCFVQDGSPEPEGTNAWVLRLATKLALVTKVGGGNGLNLDPIPPKRRFDGKVGRLYLTVDSSHPDYEAIRTGTFLDLVRDQMVTKGYRVATFVEKGEAPAGAELVEVPDSVEGIWESAGRAAMGLLAGRDVLVDLSLLRPVGTPVRGSGGASSGPSSFAVEIFDNFAIWAGLGGADHAGPVATLRYVFAPTLRAIRQGGCLHPETLVHTSKGTLRLEEIVDAQQLGWQDHHLQVATDQGWKASPRGFNNGVARTLRVTLENGQTLRGTPNHKVKVLRRDASREWVEFQHLQKGDFVIQVLDQHTGAPVVLRPVDAPHHNAKPIRMPEVLDERLAFFLGFLWGDGYVSSGRVGLAVAHGSPMIEVAPRLFAELFGLGVATEQKEGDASLVYVTKSAQLVAWLKANGLAKGKAKELAVPKAVRMSPRPVVGAFLRGLFEADGSLAHGMPVLSTASARLADDVATLLAGLGIPTRTRTVGARPDRYSTHASHHVRVVSHKGLERYCERVGFLAGSRLEAAKEHVPDEAPEQSWVFPHAAALMSTVLDAMPAGAEGRPSPYAATRKSLLRYARDERHPTATGYERQSASPQLQDVLPELGYDEHYVRVVGVEEAGRSLTLDLSVDENKTYLAGGFVTHNTRRGAGMATISITHPDVHDFITAKDLERERDEGDISTFNISVLVTDDFMRRESQSRGGVLWEIAQHAWATGEPGLIYIDRINEHNAMRTALGDIKSTNPCGEIPLYPGEPCDLGAVNLAAYVVRSGVGLEGFDMEAFRRDVATCVRFLDDVLDVNRFALPDNREMSMKLRRLGLGVMGLADALIKMGYPYNTDEGRSAVETIISALRDAATEASERLAEERGAFPLVGQADLPQPRRNVAILTVAPTGTTSMLMGVSSGVEPVFAPFIYRKIGASYHALIHPLFRELLEAHQPPRGYAKDGQWDWDAVVKAVQDNHGSVQGLDFIPEAVRRVLICAHDITPADHVRMQATVQRAFDGGKKVANSISKTINLPNSATVDDVFDAYRLAFETGCKGITVYRDGSREFQVLSTSAEKKEPAPQPAGQPEAPRPDAAAADGAAQAGGAAQSPAPPAGAAVANGQPAASTGARTETAVSVAPPPEGPSAPARRGGYDRLPGEPLFERPVRLSGFTDQVKLIEPSGEKRGFYVTVNKQDGLPTEVFILSGKGGDEANADSEALGRVVSIALQYGVPAEAIVKTLRGINGGMYGTYHGRMVASKADIIAVALETAGVENVLNRGKACPDCGAPLRFEEGCQKCESCGYSKCG